The genome window CCACCACCGTCACTTTTTTGCCGTTATAGGCGGCGTGGATCATCGCATCGATAATGCGTGAGTTCTTTGCTACGCGATAAATATTAATTTTAATCGCCAGCACGCTGGGATCGAATGATGCCTGACGCAGCAGCTCCAGCACATGTTCAAAGGTGTGGTAAGGATAATAAAGCAGCACGTCATGATTACGGATCGCATCGAAACCGTTGCGAAAGCCATCGAACCAGATATGCCGTAGCTGCGGCATCGGCTTGTTCACCAGATTGGTTTTGCCCACGTTCGGAAAGCTGATGAAATCTTTGAAATTATGATAACGCCCGCCTGGGACGATAGAGTCGTAATTAGAGATATTCAGCTTATTACGCAGCAGCTCAACCATTGCATTGGGCATATCGCGCTGATAAACAAAGCGCACAGGCTCGGCGGTAAGACGCTGTTTGAGGCTGGAGGACATCAGTTCCAGCAGGCTCGATTCCATTTCGGTAACCAGATCGTACTCGGCGTCACGCGTCATTTTCATGGAATAGGCGTTAAGCGCGTCGTAGTCAAAAAAGCCTTTGAAAATATCGTCCAGGCAGTAACGCAAAATGTTATCCAGCAGGATCATCGGCTTGCGGCGGCGCGGCGACTCTGCGGGCAGATTAACAAAGCGCGGGACTTTATCAGAGGGGATTTCCAGCAGGGCATAGCGGATATCTTCGCCGCGAATAATCTCCACTGCCAGATAGGTGTAATCATCCTTCAGGAACTCAATCAGATCGGTATCGTGATTAATCAGAATCGGCGTCACATGCTGGCGTAGCTCATGCTTAAAGTAGTGACGCAGCCAGCTTTGCTGATTAGGCGACAGCTGCCGCTCGTTAATCAGGAAGATCTGATTACGCGCCATCTCCAGCAGCAGATCGTTATATAAACCATCGAACTCCTGATCGGCCCGCAGGACGCGCTGCTGAATTTTCTTTAGCAGATGACGCGGCGTGTTGGGCGACCCCTGTTCCTCGCCAATCAAAATGCGCCGCTTCAGGTCGGCAAAGCGCACCTTATAAAACTCTTCCAGGTTATTCGAATAGATGCCCAGAAAGCGCATGCGCTCGATTAGCGGGTTGGTCTTGTCTGCGGCTTCCTGCAGTACACGTTCATTAAAGGATAACCAGCTCAGTTCTTTTTCTATGTAAAGCTTTTCCTGACCCATTATGGCTCCGTTGTGCTGATTTGAGACGAGGGTATCCAGTTTCCGATTTCATTATGGCGAGAGTATGGCAGCAATGTCTAACCTCAATGGTTGTCATATCAGTGAGCTACGGGCAACATAGCGGCTTCAATACAAGGAATCCGCAGGCACGATGATCGATAACCATATTCCCGTCAACTACAGCAACCGTACCCGGCGTTATGTTGACCGCCTGACCGCGCGTGCGATCGCTGCCTGTGGCGTCAGCGTGCTGCTGGTCATGATGCTGCTGTTTGTCTGGCTGCTGTGGGTAGTGATGCCACTGTTTGCCACGCCGTCCATGCAAGCGGGGCCGTCGCAGCCCGCGCTTTCGGCACAGCCTGCCGTCGCGCTGGGTGTTAATCAGGGCTGGGGCTGGCGTATCGATAGCCAGGGCGAAGGCCGCTTTTTTCCGCTGAACGGCGCTGCGCCTGAGCCACCTTTACAGCTGGCACGCGGGCCGGTAGTGAGCGCGGCGACCGCCGATAACAGCAGCCTACTGCTGTTACAGCCCGATGGCAATTTCCGACTGGTCCAACCTGACTTTAGCGCTGCGGACGCGATGCCGAACTGGAAGTTTCCGCTGGGCGATAGCGTTTTTGACAGCGGCGGCAGCGGCTTTACCCTGGCGACCCTGGCAGCCAGCGGCGCGCAGCAGTGGCTGGCGGCGCTCAGCGATGGGCAGCATATCCGGCTGCTGCGCTTACAGGCCGGGCAGCCGATGCAGAGCGATATGCTGGCCAGCGGGCCGGTTAATCAGCTGTTGCTGGCGCCCAACGGCTCGTTGCTGTTTGCCACCAGCGAGCACAGCTTACGCGTCTGGCAGATAAACGGCCAACAGGTCACGCTACGCGATACCTTTCCGCTGACGCATCCGCCACGCCAGATGGCTTTGCTGAGCGGCGGACGTTCGCTGCTGCTGGCTGACGAACGCGGCATCAGCCAGTGGTTTGATATTGCCGATGAACGGGGCGTGCATTTGCATCGTATCCGGGATTTTGCTGGCGCGCGCGCGCAGCACCAGCTGATTACCGAGCCGCAGCGCCGGGTGTTTGCCACCATCAGCGCCGCCGGCGAACTTCAGATGTTCGCCAGCAAGCGAGAGGGCGTTTTCTTTCGCCACGCGCTGGGCGAAGGCGTACAGCAGGCGCAATTTGCGCCGCCGGGCGATGGATTGCTGATCGAACGCACTGACGGCTGGCAATACTGGCGCATCGACAATCCCTGGCCCGATATTAGCCTGCAAAACCTGTGGCAAAAAGTCTGGTATGAAAATTATCCGCAGCCGGACTGGGTCTGGCAATCGACGGCGGTTGACGATCCTTATCAGGCGAAATTCAGTCTGGTGCCGATGGTGGCGGGTACGCTGAAGGCGGCTGCGCTGGCAATGCTGTTTGCTACGCCGCTGGCGCTGGCTGCCGCCATCTACACCGCCTGGTTTATGTCGCCGGCGCTACGTCGCTGGATCAAACCGGCGATGGAGATGATGGGCGCGCTGCCCAGCGTGGTGGTTGGCCTGTTTGCCAGCCTGTGGCTGGCGCCGCAGATTGCTGCCCGGCTTTCCGGCGTGCTGCTATTGCCTATTGCCCTGGCGGCGACATTGCTGCTGTGTGGACCGCTGCTGAAGCGTCTGCCGTCGCGCTGGCGGTTGCTGGATGCGCCGGGACGCGAGGTTTGGCTGCTGGTGCCGCTGCTGCTGCTGGTCAGCGCGCTCTCGCTGTGGCTGATGCCGATGGCTGATACCGCGCTATGGGGCAAACCGCTGGCGGAGCGGCTGCCGGGCGGCTACGAGCAGCGTAACCTTCTGATCGCTGCGTTGGCGATGGGCTTTGCGCTGGTGCCGCTGATTTTTACCCTGGCGGAAGATGCCATTTTCAGCGTTCCGGCTGCGCTGGGGCAGGGGTCGCTGGCGCTGGGCGCCACGGCGTGGCAAACCCTTTCACGCGTGATT of Pantoea alhagi contains these proteins:
- the ppk1 gene encoding polyphosphate kinase 1, which translates into the protein MGQEKLYIEKELSWLSFNERVLQEAADKTNPLIERMRFLGIYSNNLEEFYKVRFADLKRRILIGEEQGSPNTPRHLLKKIQQRVLRADQEFDGLYNDLLLEMARNQIFLINERQLSPNQQSWLRHYFKHELRQHVTPILINHDTDLIEFLKDDYTYLAVEIIRGEDIRYALLEIPSDKVPRFVNLPAESPRRRKPMILLDNILRYCLDDIFKGFFDYDALNAYSMKMTRDAEYDLVTEMESSLLELMSSSLKQRLTAEPVRFVYQRDMPNAMVELLRNKLNISNYDSIVPGGRYHNFKDFISFPNVGKTNLVNKPMPQLRHIWFDGFRNGFDAIRNHDVLLYYPYHTFEHVLELLRQASFDPSVLAIKINIYRVAKNSRIIDAMIHAAYNGKKVTVVVELQARFDEEANIHWAKRLTEAGVHVIFSAPGLKIHAKLFLISRREGDEIVRYAHIGTGNFNEKTARIYTDYSLLTADARITNEVRRVFNFIENPYRPVSFDYLMVSPQNSRRMLYQLIDEEIANAQQGIPAGITLKVNNLVDKGLVDRLYTASSVGVKVNLLVRGMCSLIPNLDGISDNIRVTSIVDRYLEHDRVYIFDNGGDKKVFLSSADWMTRNIDYRIEVAVAILDPVLKQRVLDIIAILLSDTVKARIIDKELSNRYVPRGNRRKVRAQQAIYEYIKSLEQPE
- a CDS encoding ABC transporter permease subunit codes for the protein MIDNHIPVNYSNRTRRYVDRLTARAIAACGVSVLLVMMLLFVWLLWVVMPLFATPSMQAGPSQPALSAQPAVALGVNQGWGWRIDSQGEGRFFPLNGAAPEPPLQLARGPVVSAATADNSSLLLLQPDGNFRLVQPDFSAADAMPNWKFPLGDSVFDSGGSGFTLATLAASGAQQWLAALSDGQHIRLLRLQAGQPMQSDMLASGPVNQLLLAPNGSLLFATSEHSLRVWQINGQQVTLRDTFPLTHPPRQMALLSGGRSLLLADERGISQWFDIADERGVHLHRIRDFAGARAQHQLITEPQRRVFATISAAGELQMFASKREGVFFRHALGEGVQQAQFAPPGDGLLIERTDGWQYWRIDNPWPDISLQNLWQKVWYENYPQPDWVWQSTAVDDPYQAKFSLVPMVAGTLKAAALAMLFATPLALAAAIYTAWFMSPALRRWIKPAMEMMGALPSVVVGLFASLWLAPQIAARLSGVLLLPIALAATLLLCGPLLKRLPSRWRLLDAPGREVWLLVPLLLLVSALSLWLMPMADTALWGKPLAERLPGGYEQRNLLIAALAMGFALVPLIFTLAEDAIFSVPAALGQGSLALGATAWQTLSRVILPSAASGIFAALMIGFGRAVGETMIVLMATGNTPVTEGGLFHGVRALSANIAVEMPEAAAGSAHYRILFLSALVLLVFTLILNTLAEVVRQRLRRRYGQHEGQG